From one Solanum lycopersicum chromosome 12, SLM_r2.1 genomic stretch:
- the LOC101265708 gene encoding uncharacterized protein — MGLTREMIIPEDISAQREIPKVQIPNFYANKRTIGLSTIIQELATNYLQGISIWSYYSRDHLMIYANSKEVRTADMAEVQRWILSLLKLELPPTTRALKQGFISKELLTRYCKLIGHKYQEHICSKCNEEDNYVPEVQLE; from the coding sequence ATGGGATTGACACGGGAAATGATAATACCAGAGGATATATCGGCACAGCGAGAAATACCTAAAGTTCAGATACctaatttttatgcaaataaaagaacaattgGGCTATCAACTATAATCCAAGAACTAGCTACAAATTATCTACAAGGAATTTCTATTTGGAGTTATTATTCTCGAGATCATTTAATGATATATGCAAATTCCAAAGAAGTTAGGACAGCAGATATGGCAGAAGTTCAGAGATGGATATTATCTTTGTTAAAGCTAGAATTACCACCAACAACTAGAGCTTTAAAGCAAGGATTTATttcgaaagaattattaactaGATATTGCAAACTGATTGGACATAAGTATCAGGaacatatatgttcaaaatgcaaTGAAGAAGATAACTATGTCCCAGAAGTACAGCTGGAATGa